The Cellulophaga lytica DSM 7489 nucleotide sequence GGCTTAGTTATTTCTGCTCCTGTTAATTCTTCTAGTTCTTTAAGATGTTTGTTTTCTATATTATTTCCAGTTAAAATTAGACGTCTTAGCTTTGTAAGTTTGCTTATTTCATTTGGTATTTTAGAAATTTCGTTATTTGTTAAATCTAGTGTTTCTAGATTAGTCATGTCCCATACAAAGTCTGGAATTTTATCAATTCCCATATCTTTAAAACTTATCTGCTGATAGCCTTTTAAATGTTCCTTTCCCATTCTAGAAATTTTTTTATTTTCAATTTCTATTTTAGAATTAAGAACAGACCGATTTTTTCCATCAAATTTGGTTATCAA carries:
- a CDS encoding leucine-rich repeat domain-containing protein, with translation MEIKIILYGISIFTIITGSWILYYAIKKWNPDFKPKKLTAKLLREILGSKGSQIFSGIMGGILILFGITLTYLMLTKDMRSKSNKYAKSEWILITKFDGKNRSVLNSKIEIENKKISRMGKEHLKGYQQISFKDMGIDKIPDFVWDMTNLETLDLTNNEISKIPNEISKLTKLRRLILTGNNIENKHLKELEELTGAEITKPNNTYK